From Hyla sarda isolate aHylSar1 chromosome 5, aHylSar1.hap1, whole genome shotgun sequence, a single genomic window includes:
- the RRS1 gene encoding ribosome biogenesis regulatory protein homolog: MAATTVEQVLAQAEKDEAEKLKLITVHKELELQFDLGNLLAIDPNPPDIKAFRQQNRAAFLSALARDNTQLLINQLWTLPTQRVQESVVVNLPGPTTRLPREKPVPKPRAPTKWEEFAKLKGIQKKKKTNLVWDEVHKEWRRRWGYKRAKDGTKDWLIEVPTMADPNEDQFAKRMKAKKERVAKNELNRLRNLARAHKGKVPGVGLTPTSQPNKGELGKAMHVAKRSTASVGRFQDKLPKEKEPKNMGKKRKFQPNVGDFKAEKSKQLEILKNMDSKKPRLDVTKAVNKQMREEDAEASAKRRKGPKKGKGGRDRGGPKKGKGGRDRGGPRKGKAPARGGKGKRK; the protein is encoded by the coding sequence ATGGCGGCCACCACCGTAGAGCAAGTGCTTGCCCAAGCGGAAAAAGATGAGGCGGAGAAGCTGAAGCTGATCACCGTGCACAAGGAGCTGGAGCTGCAGTTTGATCTGGGGAACCTGCTGGCCATAGACCCCAATCCGCCGGATATTAAAGCCTTCCGGCAGCAGAACAGAGCCGCCTTCCTGAGCGCCCTCGCCCGGGATAACACGCAGCTCCTCATCAATCAGCTCTGGACGCTGCCCACACAGCGGGTGCAGGAGTCTGTGGTCGTCAACTTACCCGGGCCCACCACCCGCCTGCCCAGGGAGAAGCCTGTGCCCAAGCCCCGGGCACCCACCAAGTGGGAGGAATTCGCTAAACTGAAGGGGatccagaagaagaagaagaccaaCCTGGTGTGGGATGAAGTGCACAAGGAGTGGCGGCGGCGCTGGGGCTATAAGAGAGCCAAGGATGGCACCAAGGACTGGCTGATCGAGGTGCCCACAATGGCCGACCCCAATGAGGACCAGTTCGCCAAGAGGATGAAAGCCAAGAAAGAGCGAGTGGCCAAGAACGAGCTGAACCGCCTGAGGAACCTGGCCCGGGCACACAAGGGCAAAGTGCCAGGAGTGGGCCTCACCCCGACCAGCCAACCCAACAAGGGGGAGCTGGGCAAAGCCATGCATGTAGCCAAGCGATCCACCGCCTCAGTGGGCAGATTCCAGGACAAACTGCCCAAGGAGAAGGAGCCCAAGAACATGGGCAAGAAGAGGAAGTTCCAGCCCAATGTGGGAGACTTCAAAGCTGAGAAGagcaaacagctggagatcctaAAGAACATGGACAGCAAGAAGCCCAGGCTGGATGTCACCAAAGCTGTCAACAAGCAGATGAGGGAGGAGGATGCTGAGGCCTCTGCCAAGAGGAGGAAGGGCCCTAAGAAGGGCAAAGGGGGCAGAGACCGAGGGGGGCCCAAGAAGGGCAAAGGGGGCAGAGACAGAGGGGGGCCTAGGAAAGGCAAGGCACCAGCCAGGGGAGGGAAGGGCAAGAGGAAGTAA